Below is a genomic region from Abyssisolibacter fermentans.
AATATATTAGTAAAAAATTTATGATTAAGTAAGTGTGAATTGCTAATTAAGAGGAAGTACGAGACTATGGTATAAATAAATTTTCTATTAGGCCACTAATTTCAAATTTACTTTCGTTTTTATCCCCTGAATTAGTTTGAATTACAAAAAACATAGATTTCTGTTTTCTACTCGTGAGTTAAATTACAGATTTTAGTTTTCTGCTAATAATTTTATGAATAATTTTGGTTTAATAACTAATAAATATAGTTTATCCTTTTTTTAAAAATATATAATTCATATAAAATTATATTTATTTTGTAGCAAGTTTGCTATAATGAAACTATAGAAGTGGTATTAGTTAATAAAAAAGGGTATAATATATTTAACCTAGATTATTTGGGTAATTTATTGAACGTAGCTTCATAATAAGGTATTATAATAAGAGATGATTTAAGAGGAGGTTTGTTGATGCCAAAAACTATTAATAATCAATATGGAAATATAATGATAGATGAAAATGTTTTTGCAACTATAGCTGCTATATCTGCAATGGAATGTTATGGATTAGTTGGTATGGCTTCTAAAAATACAACTGATAATTTAGTTAGATTACTAAAGAAGGAACATCTTACAAAGGGTGTTAAGATTACTATTAATGACGATGAAGTTAATATAGATTTGTTTATTATAGTGCAATTTGGTACTAAAATATCTGTTGTAGCGGATAATATTATTGGAAAAGTCAAATATAATGTTCAACAGTTAACAGGAGTTGAAGTAGATAAAGTTAATGTTTACGTACAAGGTGTTAGAGTTCAAAAGGAAAAGTAAGGAGGTATCAATGTTGAATATTACATATATTGATGGAGCTATGCTTAAAAAATTGCTGATAGCAGGAGCGAAAGCTTTAGAAAACAACAAAGAGCAGGTAAATGCATTAAATGTATTTCCTGTACCAGATGGTGATACTGGAACAAATATGTCTTTGACTTTAAGCTCAGCTTCAAAGGAAATTCTTAAGATGAATAACGATAATATTGAAGATATAGCAACATCAGCTTCAAAAGGTTCTTTAATGGGAGCTAGAGGAAATTCAGGTGTTATATTATCTCAGCTTTTTAGAGGCTTTGCTAAAGGTTTAAGAGGAAAGGACAAGCTAGGTATAAAAGATATAGCACAGGCTTTTGGATTAGCTTCAGATACTGCATATAAAGCTGTAATGAAACCTATTGAGGGTACCATACTTACAGTAGCTAGAGAGTGTGCCGAGAAAGCAATTGAATTATCAGAAAATGAAAGTGATATAATAGTGTTTTTAGAAAAGGTATTATCCCATGGGGAGATGGTATTACAAAAAACACCAGAAATGCTTGATGTATTAAAGCAAGCAGGCGTAGTAGATGCAGGTGGAAAAGGATTATTAATAATACTAAAAGGTGCTTATAACGTATTGATAGGCAAGGAAGATGTCGATATTAATATAGTACATGATAATACTCCAAAACAAACACATGAAATTGTAACAGGAGATATAAAATTTGGTTATTGTACTGAATTTATAATAAATAATGCAAAAGATAGTTCAGAAAACTTTAGAAAGCAGATAGTAAAGTATGGTGATTCTATTATAGTAATAGGTGATGGAGATATAATAAAAACACATATACATACTAACGAGCCAGGAACAGTTTTACAAAAAGCTTTAAGTATTGGTGAACTAATGGATATAAAAATAGAAAACATGAGATTGCAGCATAAAAATGTTTTATTTAATGAAGAAGATAAAAAAGAAAATGATAGTCAAGAAATGAAAAAATATGGGATAATTGCTGTAGTTAGAGGTAAAGGGGTAGAAGATGTCTTTAGAGATTTAAATGTTGACTACATCATAGAGGGTGGTCAAACAATGAACCCTAGTACAGAAGATATATTAAAAGCTGTTGATTCTTTGAAAGCAGAGAATATAATTATACTGCCTAACAATGGCAACATTATTTTAACAGCACAGCAGGTACAGAAAATAAGTGAAAAAAACATTGGAATTATTCCTACAAAAAATATTCCTCAAGGTGTTGGTGCTTTAATTTCATTTGATAGTGATTTAGATTTAGACGAGAATATTGAATGTATGACAGAAGCACTAGAAGATATAAAAAGTGGAGAGGTTACTACAGCCGTAAGAGATACTGTTATTAATGATATAGAGATTAAAGAAGGAGATATCATTGGTATTTATGATGGTAGTATAGTTAAAGCTGGTAAAGATTTAGAAAATACAAGTTTTGAGATGATTAGTCAAATGATTGATGAAGACACTGATATAGTTACTATCTTCTATGGAGAAGATGTGACCCTAGAAGATGCTCAACAACTAGTTTCTAAGATTAAATCTGAAATAGATGATTGTGATATAGAACTTGTTTATGGAGGTCAGCCATTATATTATTATTTAGTTTCAGTTGAATAAATTATAGAATTATATATAATGTTTTTACTTAATATTTTTTATTCTTAGCTTTTTAGAAGTATGATAGTTTATTATTATAAAAGGACTACAATGATTTGAATAAATCTTATTTAAAGATAAAAAGTTAAGTAGATGTGATGCTTAACTTTTTTTCTTTAAGCAGAGAATCCAAATCTATGATTTTGAGCAGGGAACTAAAATCTATGATTTTATGTGAGTCGCTTACTCCTATGAATATAATGAATAGGAGGTACAACTCCGCTTATTCCTAGGAACGGAGTGAGTAGGAGTTACAGTTTGAAAGAGCAATAAAGAGAGAAATAAAAAAAGTTAAAATCACAAAAAAATGGTATTAAAAATATGTAAGGCAAAGATTAAGAAAGCAGAGAACCCAAATCTATGATTTTATGTGAGTCGCTTACTCCTATGAATATAATGAATAGGAGGTACAACTCCGCTTATTCCTAGGAACGGAGTGAGTAGGAGTTACAGTTTGAAAGAGCAATAAAGAGAGAAATAAAAAAGTTAAAATCACAAAAAAAATGGTATTAAGATATGTAAGGCAAAGATTAAGAAAGCAGAGAACCCAAGTCTGTGATTTGGTGTAAATCACTTACTCCTAGGAATGAAAATGAGTAGGAGTTTCATATTATAGAAATGAATATGAGGTACAGCTATTCGCTTACTCCTAGGAATAAAGTGAATAGGAGTTTAATTTAAGGGGTAATAGGTTAATTATAGGAGGGCACTATTTTGGATTCATTATGTAATTCTATTCAATATGTAAAAGGTGTTGGACCAAAACGAGCTGAAAAATTGAAAAAACTTGGAATCAATACTTATTATGATGCTCTTTATTATTTTCCCAGAGGCTATGAAGATAAATCTGAGAAAATAAAAATTGTACAAGGTCAAGATGGAAAGAGACAAACCTTTGAATTATGGGTTGCAGGAAAAGCAGCTATGTCTAGACCAAATAGAAAATTAACAATATTAAAAATGCAAGTGCGAGATGAAACAGCTACAGCACAAATAGTATGGTTTAATCAAGCTTATATGAAGGATAAGTTTAAAATTGGTCAAAAGATTATTGTTACTGGAAAAATCAAAAGAGTGTATAATCGTATTGAGATACATAATCCTGTAATAGAATCAGATAATAAATTTAAAAATATAAGTAAAATTACTCCAATATACCCATTGACAAAAGGTATAAAAAATAATGATATAATTAGAATAGTTGATAATGTTATAACTGATACTGTAGATACAATACAAGATACTTTACCTAATAGCTTAATGATTCAAAATGATTTAATAGATCTAAAAACAGCTCTAAAAGATATACACTTTCCGCAAAATATGGATAGTTATGCCAAAGCTAGAAGAAGGTTAGTTTTTGAAGAGTTTTTTATGTTTCAACTTGGTTTAATGAGTATCAGAAAAAAAATAAACAATAACGAGGGTATAAAGTTTAATAAAAGCCCAAAGATATATGATTTAATAGATACATTTCCTTTTAAGCTTACAAACGCCCAAGATAAAGTTTTAAGCGAGATATTATCTGATATGAATTCTAATAAAACAATGAATAGATTAATACAGGGAGATGTAGGTTCTGGAAAGACGATAATAGCTATTTTAGCAATGTATCATGCAGTATGCTCTGGATATCAAGCAGTCATGATGGCTCCTACTGAAATTTTGGCTAAGCAGCATTATGAATCAGTTAATAACATACTAAAACCTTTTGGTATTAGATGTGATTTATTAGTAGGTAGCATGACACAAAAAAATAAAGAAGTAGTAAAAGAAAAGATTAAAAATTCTCAAGTAAACATACTTATAGGAACACATGCTTTGATACAGGATAGTGTTATTTTTGATAAGCTAGGAATTGTTATAACAGACGAACAGCACAGGTTTGGAGTTAGACAAAGAGTATCATTAGCTAATAAAGGTTATAATCCAGATGTCATGGTTATGACAGCTACTCCAATTCCTAGAACATTAGCTTTAATATTATATGGAGATTTAGATATTTCGGTTATAGATGAATTACCTCCAGGAAGAAAGCCTGTAAAAACATACCCAGTAGGTAACAATATGTCTAATAGGGTTTATAATTTTGTTAAAGAGCAAATAAAAGAAGGAAGACAGGCTTACATAGTATGTCCATTAATTGAAGAATCAGAAGCTTTAGATACCTTGAAATCAGCTCAAGTAATGTATGATGAATTAATTGATAGTTACTTTTCAGATATTGAGGTTGCATTAATACATGGTAAGATGAAAAATACTGATAAAGAATATGTTATGGAAAAATTTAAGAATGGAGATATAGATGTTTTAATATCAACAACAGTTATTGAGGTTGGTATAAATGTTCCAAATGCAAATATTATGGTTATAGAAAATGCTGAAAGATTTGGTTTAGCTCAACTTCATCAGTTAAGAGGAAGAGTTGGTAGAGGCAGTGAGCAAGCTTATTGTATACTAATAAATAGAGGGAATAATAAAATATCAGTAAAAAGAATGCATATTATGAAAGAAACAAATGATGGTTTTATAATATCTCAAAAAGACTTGGAGCTTAGAGGACCAGGAGATATTTTAGGAATTAGGCAACATGGACTGCCAAGTTTTAAAATAGCTAATGTTTTTACAGATATAGATATTCTAAAAGAAGCACAAACAGCAGCAAAAAAAATTATATCAAATAAAGAATTATTATCTTCACAGGAAAATAATTTGTTGAATAATAAAATACAAAAATTATTTAATGATATAAATGAAATAGATAAGAGTTTTTAATTTATAATAATATTTTTGAAATAAATGTATTTTTCAATTTAAAAAACAAAAATTAGCATTGGGAATCTTCTATAGAAAAACTTTGCCTTATATTAGTATTTAAGTTAAGAGAATTTGTATATAATATTAAAACATGCTAAAATATGAATTGTAGGAGGGGAAAGCCCTGAGAGTAATAACAGGAAAAGCTAAAGGACATAAACTAAAGGCTCCAAGTGGTAATAAAACAAGACCTACAACTGATAAAGTAAAAGAATCTATATTTAACATTATAGGTCAAATAGATTCTAATGCATATATATTAGATTTATTTGCTGGGTCTGGTTCAATGGGAATTGAATTTTTAAGCCGTGGAGGGAAAAAATGTTTTTTTATAGATATGGACTCTAATGCTAATAGAGTTATAAAACAAAACCTAGAAAAAACAAAACTCAAAGAGCAGGCAGAGGTTTATAAAACAGATGTTATTAAAGCTATAAAAAAATTAGGAAGCAGACAATTAAAATTTGATTTTGTTTTTATGGATCCACCTTATGGTAAATTATTTGTAGTTTCTTCATTAGAACAATTAATAGAAGATAATATTATCAAGACTGGATGTATTGTAATTGTTGAGCATTCAAGTGATGAAAAATTACCAAGTTCAATTAACAAGCTTCATGTTCTTGATTGTAGAAAATATGGCAATACGTTTGTTACTTTTTATGAAATGAAGGAGGAAAATAATGATTGCAGTATATCCAGGTAGCTTTGACCCAATTACATATGGTCATATAGATATTATTGAAAGAAGTTCTAAAAAATTTGAAAAAATCATTGTTAGTGTATTGAAGAATCCTGCAAAAAACCCAATGTTTAGTGTAAATGAAAGAGTAAAATTTATAGAAGAAGCAACAAAACATCTAGATAATGTAATCGTTGATAGTTTTTCGGGACTATTAATAGATTATGTTAAGCAAAATAACATTTCTATTATAGTTAAGGGATTACGTTCAACTACTGATTTTGAGTACGAACTACAAATGGCATTAACCAATAAATGTTTAGATCAAAATATTGAAACAGTGTTTTTAATGACTAGTAGTAATTATATTTATTTAAGCTCTAGTTTAGTTAAAGATGTTGTTAAATTCAATGGTGATGTGTCTAAATTTGTTCCACCAGTTGTTAGAGAAGCTGTAATAAGAAAAATTAAGGGGGTTTAGTTTTAATATGGATGTATTAAAATTATTAGATGAAATAGAAGATATTGTGGAAGATGCTTCTGTAATTCCTTTGACAGGAAAAGTTATGGTTGACAAAGAGGAAATATTTAACATTATCAAGGCTATAAGAATAAAACTTCCTGATGAAATAAAACAAGCTGAATGGATTAAAGAAGAAAGACAAAGGATTTTAGCAGAAGCACAAAATGAAGCAGATACTATAGTTGATGAAGTAAAAACTCATATAGAAGAGATGATTGAAAAAGATGAAATAACTAAGTTAGCAAATGATAGAGCAAATGATATAATAAAGAAAGCACAAAATAATGCAAAAGAAATAAGAATTGGAAGCATAGAATATGCCGATGAGCTGCTTAAGGAAATGCAAGAGAAATTAAAAGAGACAATCAAAATATTAGATGAAAATAGAAATGAGCTAAAAGGCATTTAATTTCTTTTATTTATTTTACTTGTAATAAAATTGTAAACAACACCAAAGAGTAATAATGTAATGATTACTACCGCAAATAATTTCAAAGAAAATACAAAAATGTTCAACCAGTTATTAGGAAATAAATAGACATTCGTATTTATTTTTGATACTATAGTATAATCATTCTGGGAATAGAAACTTTTATAAATAATTAATGTTAAAACAGCTGAAAGAAGTCCATGAGCAAATTTTGCAGCTATATAAGGCTTTAATTTCAGCTTAGTTTCTTTTATTATACTAATTACTTGGCTATGAATAGATAAGCCGCTCCATCCAATTATAAAGCTTATAGCGGATAGTTTTGCTACATAGCTAGAATTACCTACAGCTGCAATGATTTTGCAGCCATTTGTCATCTCTATAAATCCACACAATAGACCTTTAATCAGATCTTTAGAAATAGATGGAATTATATAACATAATATTGATGAGAATACATCAAATATTTTTGTACTTAACAGGAGGTTTGTTATTATAGAATAAAGTATAATAAAACCTCCGACCATTAAAATAGTATTCATAGATTTTATGACGGCTAAACTCAAAAGTTCACCTATGGATTTATCATTTTTTCTTCTTTTTTGAATGAGTTTATCTAAAGCTGTATTGAGTGAAATATTATTAATAAAGCTATAGTGTGAATTTTTATATTTGAAATCATAGTAAAATTTAAAAATAAGACCTACACCTAAAGCTCCTATATAGTGACTAATGGCAAATAAAGTACCTAAAGAAGGGTTATTAAGCATTCCTATTGAAACTGAACCAATTAAAAATAAAGGACCAGAAGTACTACAAAATGATAGTATTTTTTGACCGCTTATAGTATCAATTTCATTGTTACTTAATAAATTGGCAACATTTTTAGCGCCAATAGGATAACCAGAAGCAATACTAATTGAAAAAACGTATGCGCTTTGTCCTGGAACATTAAAGATAGGTTTTATAATAGGTTCTAGAAGCGTACCTATAAAATCAGCTATACCTAAGTTTATTAAAATTTCAGAACAAACAAAAAATGGAAACAAAGAGGGCAAAATTATATTTAGCCATATATTAACACCTTCTACACCTGCTTTTAATGCTGTCTCTGGCTGTAATAGTATTAGAAATGCGAGTAATACTACAATATGAATAACTAATACAAAAAAAAAGGCTTTTTTCCAGTGGGCATATTTTTTTTTGAAATGATTGAATATATATGTAAATGATAATAATAATAAAAGAAAGTTAATCATATATACCTCCTGTTGTTATGATTGGTATATTATATTAAAATTCAACCCTGATTATTCATATAACGATCAAATAATATGCTGTATAGAAATAATCTGGGTTTACTACCAAATATCCATAAACGGTATTTAATTAATAATTTAGATTAATATTGGAGGGGAAAGTATGAAGAAGAAAAATAGGTTGATTATTTTTATAATAATGATTTTCATATACTTAATAAATATAAGTGGTTGTAGTATGAGTAATAATGAATACAAAGAAGAGATTAGGAATAAACAAGCAACAATTGAAGATTTAAATAGTAAGCTTGATGCAGTAAAAGAAAAGGAGGCTTTACTAAAATCTCAAATAGAACAGTTAAGAAAAAATAGTGGAGAAAGTCAAAAAAAAGCTGAAATTTATAAAGTAGAACATGAATATTTTCCTTTTATAACTAATATGGCATTAAAATTTGTAAGAGCTCAAACAAAAGGGGATGTTTCAGTAATAGAAGAAATAATAGCAGGAAAGCTTAATCTTATAGAAGATAATGGTGACATAAAAATCTACAAAACCATTAATGGGAATAGGCAAGAATGGATGATATATGAAAAAAATTCAAAGCTAATATATAAGGATATGGTAATACAAGGTTATGAATATGATGCTGAGCAAGATATATTTAAATTATATATAAGACAATTTTATATAAATAATGATGATAGCGTGAATGAGCCTCCAGTTTTCTTAAATTTATCATTTGCCAAACAAGAAGATGTTTTTAAAATCATAGACTTAGAATTTGATGTTTAAAACAATATATGAAAGTAATAATTAATTAAATTAGGAAACTAATTTTTAAGATTACCTCTAAATATGTTATTATTATAAATAACATTGTTGTAATTATGCAGAAAAGGGGAATAGATATGAATATTGAACTAAAATATGGAAAAACAATAACGAAAGCTACTATACCAGAAAATTTTGATGTAAATATTATTAATGCAAATCTACCCAATAATGAAATAAGCTTAGAAGAAGAACAAAAAAAACTAGAATATGCTATAAACAATCCAATAGAAAGTGATAGATTAAAAGACATTGCTAAAAAAGGTAAGACAGCTGCTATAATGGTTAGTGATATAACTAGACCATCTCCTTCAAAAAAGCTATTACCATATATCATAGCTGAATTAAAAGAAGCAGGTATAAAAAACGAAAATATAACTATTATATTTGGAATGGGTATACATAGATCTCATACAAAAGAAGAACAGGAAATGTTGCTAGGAAGCGAAATTTATGGATCAATAAAAGCTATAGATAGCAATAAAGATGAATATGTTTACATAGGAGATACAAAGAGAGCTACACCTGTCTATTTATGTAAGACATTAGTAAAGGCAGATATTAAAATATGTACAGGTAATATTGAATATCATTACTTTGCTGGATATTCAGGTGGGGCAAAAGCTGTTATGCCAGGTGCAGCTAATTACAAAAGTATTTCAAATAACCATAAGCTTCAATTAGATGATAGAGCTAAATCGGGTAAAATTCAGGGCAATCCTGTTAGAGAGGACATAGATGAAGTTGGTAAATTATTAAATATAGATTTTATACTAAATGTAGTGTTAAATAAAGACAAAAAAATATTAAAAGCATTTAGTGGAGATTATATATTAGCTCATAGACAAGGTTGTAAATTTTTAGATTCAATATATAATGTTAAAATAAAAGAACGCGCTGATATTGTAATAGTATCACCAGGTGGCTATCCAAAAGATGTGAATTTATATCAAACTCAAAAATCACTAGATAATGCTAAACATGCAATAAAAGATGGTGGAATAATCATATTGGTTGCTCAATGTAAAGAAGGATTTGGAGAAAAGGTTTTTGAACAATGGATAAAAGATGCTCAGTCTCCAGAAGAGCTAATAAATAAATTGAGAAAAGAATTTGTTCTAGGAGGTCATAAAGCTGCAGCTATTGGACAAGTGGTGAAGAATAATAGTGTTTTTATAGTAACAGACTTGAAAGATGAAGATGCAAAGATAGTTTTCTTTAAGCCTTATAAAACACTACAGAGTGCCTTAGATGCTGCTATTAAACAATCTAATAATCCTAAAATATTAATAATACCTCAGGGTAGTTCTACACTACCTTCAGCCAAATAAAGCAATAAATCAATAAATTATTTTTCGAAAATCACTTGAATTTTTAATATTTTTCTTGTATAATGAGTTAAACAAATAAAGGCTATGAAGGGTAGTAGTAAATAATTGTCTAGTTGTAGAGAGTCGATGGATGGTGAAAATCGATATTAGGGATTATTGAATCCAACCTAGAGCTTCAAAGGGGTAAAAAACCTTTGACGGGTAAACCGTTACATTTTAAAGACTATTTTTTAGTGAAATAAGGTGGCACCACGTAGATAATACTCTCCGTCCTTGTATAGGGCGGAGTTTTTATTTTTTGTGAAGAACCTAATATATGAATGAAATTTCATTATTTTATATACGCTAGCGTAAAATGATTGAAAGTTTCAAGTTAAATATTTGGAATATTGCGAATATTATGAATATTAAAAAATAAAATTGAGGTGTTTAAATTGACTAGAGAAAGAGTAATTATTGTTGAAAAAATTGATGATAGTGGTATAGATTTGTTAAAAAGTAAATTTGATGTAGATTTAAAAATTGATATGACAAGAGAAGAATTATTAGACGTAATTCAAGATTATGATGCTATTATAGTTAGAAGTGCAACTTTAGTTAATAGTGAGCTTATGGAAAAAGGAAAAAGATTAAAGATCATTGGTCGTGCAGGAAATGGAATTGACAACATTGACATACCTGAAGCTACAAAAAGAGGAATTATTGTTGCAAATACTCCTGATTCTAATAGTATCTCAGCAGGAGAACTAGCAATAGGATTGATGTTTGCACAAGCTAGAAATATTACAAAAGCAGATAAAAGTATGAGAGAAGGAAGATGGGATAGAAATAAATTTGAAGGTACCGAATTGTATGGAAAGACACTAGGAATTATTGGACTAGGACGTATAGGATCATTAGTAGCTACTAGAATGAAAGCTTTTGGTATGGATGCAATAGCATATGATCCATATATTACAGATGAGAGATTTGAACAATATGATGTTAAAAAATGTGAAACACTAGATGAACTTCTTAAAATAGCTGATTTCATAACCATTCACACGCCAAGAACAGAAGAAACAATTGGGATGATAAGTTATAATGAAATAGAAATGATGAAGAAGGGTGTTCACATAACAAACGCCGCAAGGGGTAAAATAATTGATGAAAAAGCTGCATATGAGGGTTTGAAGAATGGTAAAATAGGCAGCATGGGTTTAGATGTTCATGAAAAAGAACCAAGACATGAAAGTCCATTATATGAGTTTGATAATGTTGTAGTAACACCTCATATAGGAGCAAATACTGTTTCAGCACAGCAAAATGTAGGTAAAACAATAGCGATGCAAGTTATCAATGGTATAAGAGGTGAAATAGTACCTAATGCAGTAAATTTACCTGTTATCCATAGAGATGAGCTAAAGGCTGTAAAACCTTATATTGACATGATGGAGAAAATAGGTAAATTATACTATCAATTATTTAAAGATGCTGTAAAATTCGTAGAAATTAATTACTGGGCAGATGCAAGTAAATTTGATGTTGATATGGTTAATATTGCTTTTCTCAAAGGACTACTTGAACCAATTAAAAAAGACAAAGTTAACTATATAAATGCTAAGGTATTAGCTAAAAAATCAGGAATAGGAATTAAATTCAAAAAATATGAAGAGAATTATAACAACTATTCAAATTTAATAAATGTAAAAATAACAGATGTAAATATGAAACAATACACATTTTCAGGAGCTATTTCCATGAAAAGAGAAGGTATATTAGTAGAAATGAATGGATACAAAATGGATGTAACTCCAAGTGAAAAAATGATTATTCTTAAAAATAAAGATGTTCCTGGTGTTATAGGAAAGGTTGGTACACTAACAGGTAAAGATGGCATAAATGTAGCGACTATGCACGTTGGTAGAAAAACAAAAGGAGATACAGCTCTTATGATATTGAATGTAGATGAAGCAGTAAGTAAAGATGCTATAAAGGATTTTGTTAAGCTTGATGAGATTCTTTGGGCGAGGGCTATAGAATTATAAACTAAAAGGGAGTAATTCAAAATAATGAATTTGAATTTTATATTTTTGAATTACTCCTAATACTATCAAATTATTCCTTATGTATATAAGGAGAAACCTTGTAATCAAGATTTGTTGTAAGTTGTTTTGTTTTAAATGGCAAGAAATAAATGTCAGTTGCTTTTTTTTCTAAGGACAATATTTTTTTACCAGTTTCAGTAATTGTATTTAGATATTTTGAATCAGAAAATTTAGTTATTATAGGAATATCTGATTCTTTTTTTATTTTCTTTAAGATTTTCATGCCTTTAGTATTCATAGCTAATACTCTAATATAGTATGGGTTATCATATGTATGCTTTAAAAGAAAATCACTATCTAAATTTAATAAAATATGCATTAAAATTCGTTTTATTCTAGTGTAAGTGTATCTTTTAGTTTTTATACAATCAATAATTTTATAGATATCATTGTTTTTTAAACTAGCTTGATATATTCTGTCATTCAAACCTTTTTCAATATTTAAAATATGGAAATCATATAAATCTCTATTTGTTCTTAGTAGATATAATAAAATATCATTGTAATTTGCTAAATTATTAAAACTATTATATTTTTCATGAAATTCTTTAAGAATTTCATAAGTGCATGTTGGAACTACTAGTTTAATTTCATCAATATATTTTTTAGAATTAAGTAGTTTTCTAATAGCAGTAGCACTAGAAAAGAAGCCATTAAGATTTCTTTCATTATACTCAGAACCTATACGCTCATAAGTATAAGGTACTATATTACTGTCAAGTTTTTTTAGTGCTTTAAGATATTCTAAACCCAAAATATTATTCGAACTGGATAGTATATCATCAACATTTGTTAAATCAAAATTATTATTATCTAATAGATATTTCTTTAAGGCTTTGCTTCTAGCTTTTGGAAAAGACATGCCTTTTTTTAGATTATTTTTTAACATATTTTTATATTCAAAAGGTTCCTCGCATATTATATCTGCTAGTAATTTCAAAGTATTTATATTACCACATTCGCTACCGAAGCTTAAACTTTTTACTACATTTGTAGAAGTAAGTGTCGCAATAGCTCCTTGTGCAAATGCTTCAGCACTTCTGCAAGCGTAAATGATAGGTAGTTCAATAACTAAGTCTATTCCATTTTTAACAGCCATTTTAGCTCTATGAAATTTATCAACTATTGCAGGTTCTCCACGTTGTACAAAATTACCACTCATAACACAAATGCTATAATCACAACTTGTTATTTTTTTAGACATTTCTAAATGGTATTTATGACCATTATGAAAAGGATTATATTCTGTCACCAATCCGACAATGTTCAT
It encodes:
- a CDS encoding Asp23/Gls24 family envelope stress response protein → MPKTINNQYGNIMIDENVFATIAAISAMECYGLVGMASKNTTDNLVRLLKKEHLTKGVKITINDDEVNIDLFIIVQFGTKISVVADNIIGKVKYNVQQLTGVEVDKVNVYVQGVRVQKEK
- a CDS encoding DAK2 domain-containing protein: MLNITYIDGAMLKKLLIAGAKALENNKEQVNALNVFPVPDGDTGTNMSLTLSSASKEILKMNNDNIEDIATSASKGSLMGARGNSGVILSQLFRGFAKGLRGKDKLGIKDIAQAFGLASDTAYKAVMKPIEGTILTVARECAEKAIELSENESDIIVFLEKVLSHGEMVLQKTPEMLDVLKQAGVVDAGGKGLLIILKGAYNVLIGKEDVDINIVHDNTPKQTHEIVTGDIKFGYCTEFIINNAKDSSENFRKQIVKYGDSIIVIGDGDIIKTHIHTNEPGTVLQKALSIGELMDIKIENMRLQHKNVLFNEEDKKENDSQEMKKYGIIAVVRGKGVEDVFRDLNVDYIIEGGQTMNPSTEDILKAVDSLKAENIIILPNNGNIILTAQQVQKISEKNIGIIPTKNIPQGVGALISFDSDLDLDENIECMTEALEDIKSGEVTTAVRDTVINDIEIKEGDIIGIYDGSIVKAGKDLENTSFEMISQMIDEDTDIVTIFYGEDVTLEDAQQLVSKIKSEIDDCDIELVYGGQPLYYYLVSVE
- the recG gene encoding ATP-dependent DNA helicase RecG, with the protein product MDSLCNSIQYVKGVGPKRAEKLKKLGINTYYDALYYFPRGYEDKSEKIKIVQGQDGKRQTFELWVAGKAAMSRPNRKLTILKMQVRDETATAQIVWFNQAYMKDKFKIGQKIIVTGKIKRVYNRIEIHNPVIESDNKFKNISKITPIYPLTKGIKNNDIIRIVDNVITDTVDTIQDTLPNSLMIQNDLIDLKTALKDIHFPQNMDSYAKARRRLVFEEFFMFQLGLMSIRKKINNNEGIKFNKSPKIYDLIDTFPFKLTNAQDKVLSEILSDMNSNKTMNRLIQGDVGSGKTIIAILAMYHAVCSGYQAVMMAPTEILAKQHYESVNNILKPFGIRCDLLVGSMTQKNKEVVKEKIKNSQVNILIGTHALIQDSVIFDKLGIVITDEQHRFGVRQRVSLANKGYNPDVMVMTATPIPRTLALILYGDLDISVIDELPPGRKPVKTYPVGNNMSNRVYNFVKEQIKEGRQAYIVCPLIEESEALDTLKSAQVMYDELIDSYFSDIEVALIHGKMKNTDKEYVMEKFKNGDIDVLISTTVIEVGINVPNANIMVIENAERFGLAQLHQLRGRVGRGSEQAYCILINRGNNKISVKRMHIMKETNDGFIISQKDLELRGPGDILGIRQHGLPSFKIANVFTDIDILKEAQTAAKKIISNKELLSSQENNLLNNKIQKLFNDINEIDKSF
- the rsmD gene encoding 16S rRNA (guanine(966)-N(2))-methyltransferase RsmD, which translates into the protein MRVITGKAKGHKLKAPSGNKTRPTTDKVKESIFNIIGQIDSNAYILDLFAGSGSMGIEFLSRGGKKCFFIDMDSNANRVIKQNLEKTKLKEQAEVYKTDVIKAIKKLGSRQLKFDFVFMDPPYGKLFVVSSLEQLIEDNIIKTGCIVIVEHSSDEKLPSSINKLHVLDCRKYGNTFVTFYEMKEENNDCSISR
- the coaD gene encoding pantetheine-phosphate adenylyltransferase, producing MIAVYPGSFDPITYGHIDIIERSSKKFEKIIVSVLKNPAKNPMFSVNERVKFIEEATKHLDNVIVDSFSGLLIDYVKQNNISIIVKGLRSTTDFEYELQMALTNKCLDQNIETVFLMTSSNYIYLSSSLVKDVVKFNGDVSKFVPPVVREAVIRKIKGV
- a CDS encoding ATPase, which translates into the protein MDVLKLLDEIEDIVEDASVIPLTGKVMVDKEEIFNIIKAIRIKLPDEIKQAEWIKEERQRILAEAQNEADTIVDEVKTHIEEMIEKDEITKLANDRANDIIKKAQNNAKEIRIGSIEYADELLKEMQEKLKETIKILDENRNELKGI